A region of the Serinicoccus profundi genome:
CTCGGGCAGCTCGAGGCGCGGGCCCGGCGGCGCGACATCCTCGTCGACGACGAGACGCTGGTGGAGTTCTACGACGAGCGCATCCCTGCCGAGGTGATCTCCGGCACCCACTTCGACACCTGGTGGAAGACCGCCCGCGCGAGCGACCCCGGTCTGCTCACCTTCACCGAGGACCTGCTCGTCGGGGACGCCGGGGAGACCGTCAGCGCCCAGGACTTCCCGACCGGGTGGCGCCAGGACGAGCTGACGTTCGGCCTCACCTACCAGTTCGAGCCCGGCGCCGACGCCGACGGCGTGACGGTGCACCTGCCGGTCGAGGTGCTCAACCAGGTGACCGCCGAGGGCTTCGACTGGCTCGTCCCCGGGATGCACGAGGAGCTGGTCACGGCACTCGTCAAGGCGCTGCCCAAGGACATCCGGCGCAACTTCGTGCCCGCGCCGGACCACGCGCGCGCGGCGCTGCGGGGTATGCGGGAGGCCGGGTCGGTCGGTGTCGTCCCCGTGCGCGAGGCGCTCGCCGAGGAGCTCACCCGGCGTGGGCTGGTCCGGGTGTCGCCCAAGGACATGGACTGGGCGCGGGTGCCCGACCACCTGCGGATGACCTTCCGGGTCGAGCGGGCCGTGCACGCGGGGGAGGACCGGGCAGGACGTCAGGGTCGTGCCGACGGCCAGGGCTCGGGCCAGGGGGAGGGCTCGGGACCGGGCTCCCGGGGCCCCCGGTCCGGGAAGGGCCGTCGGGGCCGCGGTCGGGTCGAGGTGCTGGGCGAGGGCAAGGACCTCGCGGTGCTGCAGGAGCAGCTGGCCGGGGCGGTCCGGACCACCATGGCCGCGGCCGCCTCGGGGGTCGAGCGCACCGGGCTCACGTCCTGGCCCGCCGATCTGGACCCGCTGCCCGAGACCTTCAGCCGGCAGGTGGGTCCGCGGGAGGTGCAGGGCTACCCCGCGCTGGTGGACACCGGTGAGGCCGTGGACGTGCGCGTCCTGGCGACCCGGTCGGAGGCGGACCGCGAGACGCTGCGCGGGGTGCGCCGGCTCCTGCTGCTCGGCACCACCCCGCCGTGGAAACGGCTGCTCGCGCTGCTCACCAACGCCCAGAAGCTCTCCCTCGGCCACAACCCCCACGGCTCGGTGCCCGCTCTCCTCGAGGACGCGCTCGCCGCGGCGGTCGACTCGGTCGTCGCCGAGCAGCCCGGTGCCGGGGTGCGGACCCCGGCGCAGTTCGAGGTGGCGCTGACCGGGGTGCGGCAGCAGAGCGTGCCCCGGGTGCTGGAGATCGTGGAGTCGCTCGTGCCGATCCTCGACACCGCGCGGGAGGTGTCGCTGCGCCTGCAACGCCTCGACGCCCCGGCGGCGGCCGACCTGGCCACCGACCTCCGGCGCCAGCTCGACGCGCTCGTGCGCCCGGGCTTCGTCACCGAGGTGGGGTATGCCCGGCTGCCGCGCATGGTGGTGTGGCTGCGCGCCATGACCGAGCGCCTCGACAAGGGCGTCCAGGACCTGCCGCGCGATCGCGCACGGATGGAGGAGGTGGCCGTCGTGGAGCGCGAGCTCGCCGACTTCCTCGACGCCCTCCCGCCGCACCGGCGCCACGACCCGGACGTCCGCGAGATCGTCTGGTCGGTGCAGGAGCTGCGCGTCTCGCTCTTCGCCCAGCGCCTCGGCACCCCGGCGCCGGTCTCGGCGAAACGGATCTACGCCGCCATGGACCGCGCCGAGTCCGCCCCCTGAGCTCTCACCCACACCACTCCCACCCCTCCACCCCCTCACACCTTCCACCCCCACCGAGCGTCGCAGATGGTCGCCCCTGACCCGACCGAGCGTCGCAGATGGTTGCCCCTGGCCCGACCGGGCGCCGCAGATGGTTGCCCCTGACCCGACCGAGCGTCGCAGATGGTTGCCGTGCACCTCCGCTGGCTGGTCTGGCACAGTCGGAGTATGTCTTCCACCGACCCGACCCATCACGACCTGTCGACCGACCCCGAGCTCGGCGACTGGCGGGTCGTCCTCGGCACGCTGCAGACCCGGCTGCTCACCGGGGACTTCGCATCGGGCGCCCGGATCGCCGGCCGCATCGCGCAGGTCGCCGACGAGCTCGGCCACCACCCCGACCTCGACCTGCGCTACCCGCACCTCACGATCAGCACGGTCAGCCATGACGTCGGTCGACTCACGAGCCGTGACCGCGACCTCGCGCTGGCGATCAGCCGGATCGCCCGCGAGGAAGGGGTCGAGGCCGCACCGCACGAGGTGAGCGCCCTCGAGATCGCCCTGGACGTCCTCGACGCGCCCGCGGTGGAACCCTTCTGGGCGGCGGTCCTGGGCTATGAGCAGGACGGTGAGCACCAGCTCGCCGACGGCGCCGCCCGGCACGCGACGATGTGGTTCCAGCAGATGGGCGAGCCCCGCCCCGGGCGCGGCCGCTTCCACCTCGACATCAACGTCCCGCACGACATCGCCCGTCAGCGGGTCGACGCCGCCCTCGCGGCCGGTGGGCGTCTGGTCACCGACGAGTTCGCGCCCTCCTGGTGGGTCCTGGCCGACGTCGAGGGCAACGAGGTCTGCGTCTGCACCTGGCAGGGGCGGGACGACAGCGGCGAGCCCGGGGTATGACGTTGCTCGTCGGACTCTCCGGCGGCATCGGCTCGGGCAAGTCGACGGTGTCGGCGCAGCTCGCCTCGCTCGGTGCCGTCGTCGTCGACGCCGACGCCGTGGCGCGTGAGGTGGTCGCGCCGGGCACCCCTGCGCTGGCGCAGATCAGGGAGAGGTTCGGGCCGGGCGTCATCGCCGAGGACGGCTCGCTCGACCGCCCCGCCCTCGCGCAGGAAGTTTTCGGTGACGAGGGCGCGCGCCGCGACCTCGAGGGCATCACGCACCCGCGCATCCGGCGTCGGTCGGCCGAGCTCATCGCCGCCGCGCCGCAGGACGCGGTGGTGGTCCACGACATACCCCTGCTCGTCGAGCTCGGCCTCGCAGCCGACTACGCGCTGACCGTGATCGTCGACGTCCCCGAGACCGAGCGGCTGCGCCGTCTCGTGGAGCTGCGCGGCATGGACGAGGCTGCGGCGCGCGCCCGGATCCGGGCCCAGGCCGGTGACGCCGAGCGGGCGGAGGCGGCCGACGTGCTGCTCGACAACTCGACCTCGCCGCAGGACCTGCACGGGAGGGTGGGTGAGCTGTGGTCGCACCGGCTGCTGCCCTTCCGCGACAACCTCCAGGCAGGGCGGCCCAGCCACCCGGGCCCGGTGAGTCCCACCACCCAGGTGTCCGACCCGGTGCTGGCGAGGCTGCTCGCCCGCGTCGAGGCCGGGGTGGGGGAGCCCGTCGCACCGAACTCCACCGCCCCGACGAGCGACCCCCTCGACCTCGCCGGGATCATGAGCGACCTCCACCTGCTCGACGACCCCCGCGTCCGGCAGCGGCTGGCTCGGCGAGGGCTGCTCGTGCAGGCCGACGAAAACGTCACCGACGTCGGGCGCGACACGCACGCCGCCGGCCCCACCGGGCGCGTGATCGCGTCCGCCGACCCCGCCCTGCCGGTGCGGCTGCGCCTGCACGGCCGGGAGAACGGCTAGGCCAGGGCCAGCGCCCGACCCGGAGGTCGGGCGAGCCGGTCAGTCCTCGGTCGGCGCGGTGAGGCCCAGGTGCTCGGCGGCCGGGGGAGCCTCCTGCCCGAGCACGTGCTCGGCGAGGAAGGCACTCACGACGGAGTACCACACCCGGGCGTGCTGGGGGCTCGCGATCCAGTGGTTCTCCTGCGGGAAGTAGAGGAACCGGTGCGGCGTGGTCCCGTCCTCCGCCTGCGGGAGCCCGGAGCGCGAGAGCAGCTCGTACCACAGCCGCAGACCCTCCCCGATCGGCACGCGGTAGTCCTTGTCGCCGTGGATGACGAGCATCGGCGTGACGATCTGCTCGACGAAGCGGTGCGGGCTGTTCTCCTCGCTCATCCGCGCCGTCATCTCGCGCTGCCAGTAGAACGCGGCGTCCGTCGTCGGCCCGAAGCCGTCCAGCGCCCACAGCGAGGCGTGCGTGACGATCGCGCGGAAGCGGTCGGTATGCCCGGCCACCCAGTTGGCCATGTAGCCGCCGAACGACCCGCCCATCGCCGCCGTCCGGTCGGCGTCGATGTCGGCCCGCTCCACGGTGGCGTCGGTGATCGCCATGAGGTCGGTATACGGCGCCTGGCCCCACGCGCCCCACCCGCGTCGCACGAACTCCTGCCCGTAGCCGGTCGACAGCGCCGGGTCCGGGAGGAGCACGGCATACCCCTGGGCGGTCATGAGCCACGGGTTCCACCGCCACGTCCAGGCGTTCCACGACCCGAGCGGGCCGCCGTGGATCCACAACAGCAGCGGGTGGCCCGACTCCTGCTCGGGCTCTCCCTCGGGCAGCGCGAGCCAGGCGCGCACCCGGGAGCCGTCCTCGGCGGTCGTCTCGACCTCCTCCAGACGCCCGGGGATCGTCGGCCGCTCCACCGGGCCGGGCAGCGGCGTCACCTCACCGGAGGCGAGATCGAGGCGCACCACCTCGGGCGGGAAGAGGTAGGAGGAACGCACGCCGTAGGCGGTCGCGCCGTCGGGGGAGAGCACGAGGTCGCTCCAGGCGGCGTCGTCGTGGGTGAGCTGCTCGACCGCGCCGCTCTCCACGTCGATCCGGAAGACCGGGCGGCGTCCGTCGCTGTCGGCCAGGGCGAGCACCGCAGCGCCGTCGGGGGTCCACGCGACCGGCGTGGCCCAGCGGTCCCAGTCGTGGGCGAGCGGGGTGGTCTCACCGGTCCGGGTGTCCATGAG
Encoded here:
- the coaE gene encoding dephospho-CoA kinase, with product MTLLVGLSGGIGSGKSTVSAQLASLGAVVVDADAVAREVVAPGTPALAQIRERFGPGVIAEDGSLDRPALAQEVFGDEGARRDLEGITHPRIRRRSAELIAAAPQDAVVVHDIPLLVELGLAADYALTVIVDVPETERLRRLVELRGMDEAAARARIRAQAGDAERAEAADVLLDNSTSPQDLHGRVGELWSHRLLPFRDNLQAGRPSHPGPVSPTTQVSDPVLARLLARVEAGVGEPVAPNSTAPTSDPLDLAGIMSDLHLLDDPRVRQRLARRGLLVQADENVTDVGRDTHAAGPTGRVIASADPALPVRLRLHGRENG
- a CDS encoding prolyl oligopeptidase family serine peptidase; protein product: MTSPETSFHDLSHYVALPRVSGLALSADGSRLVTSVATLNRAGTGYVSALWEVDPAGERAAYRITRSAKGEAGAAFSATGDLYFTSARPDPDAEEDKPRSALWQIPAHGGEARIVLSRPGGVSGVVCAREADRTLVVAGLLPGATTEAQHASLHEGRTTAKVDAILHSTYPIRFWDHDLGPDVPQVFALEDGPTPGPDAQSSADEGGAEEAEALAPLPGTSDRAGEVHLRLLTGGQHAPLHEPHPVLSPDGGFALVGVTVPMGRADLREAIGRIDIETGELRTLLDLDDGEGHAGPVSPDGTRAVVVLGEITAPDRPPHPRLHLMDTRTGETTPLAHDWDRWATPVAWTPDGAAVLALADSDGRRPVFRIDVESGAVEQLTHDDAAWSDLVLSPDGATAYGVRSSYLFPPEVVRLDLASGEVTPLPGPVERPTIPGRLEEVETTAEDGSRVRAWLALPEGEPEQESGHPLLLWIHGGPLGSWNAWTWRWNPWLMTAQGYAVLLPDPALSTGYGQEFVRRGWGAWGQAPYTDLMAITDATVERADIDADRTAAMGGSFGGYMANWVAGHTDRFRAIVTHASLWALDGFGPTTDAAFYWQREMTARMSEENSPHRFVEQIVTPMLVIHGDKDYRVPIGEGLRLWYELLSRSGLPQAEDGTTPHRFLYFPQENHWIASPQHARVWYSVVSAFLAEHVLGQEAPPAAEHLGLTAPTED
- a CDS encoding VOC family protein, with the protein product MSSTDPTHHDLSTDPELGDWRVVLGTLQTRLLTGDFASGARIAGRIAQVADELGHHPDLDLRYPHLTISTVSHDVGRLTSRDRDLALAISRIAREEGVEAAPHEVSALEIALDVLDAPAVEPFWAAVLGYEQDGEHQLADGAARHATMWFQQMGEPRPGRGRFHLDINVPHDIARQRVDAALAAGGRLVTDEFAPSWWVLADVEGNEVCVCTWQGRDDSGEPGV